Proteins from a genomic interval of Longimicrobium sp.:
- a CDS encoding TonB-dependent receptor plug domain-containing protein, with translation MPHAFVARRRLAQLAVRIAAVLAGLRAGAAAAQERPDTVGTVGLKAVVVSVPAAASVVGGASAIVADADSLALPAAPTLAQALRRIPFVGVRENSRGEVELSVRGSESRQVAVVMDGVPISLTWDGRADPSLVPAAGRLVLVRGLASLLHGPNTLGGVVQVRSPIGGAPPTLRMGADHAGGVSASGQAGVSTAVGGGRVSLSSSAGVRRRPGQPLPSPVSDSGAAGGLRANSDFEQAQAYVGARAEGGAGAWAGASLSVLRGSRGVPPELHLREPRLWRYPATSRSLLALSAGGPATWPARVEASVGVDAAATELEQYGDLSYDAVEARERWRDGTVTLRTTAEHAAGAHATLRYAFTHADIRHRERVDDDPFARYRQRLWSLGAEGEVALGAVQLTGGAVMDAADTPESGDKPALRPLRAVGMRAGVSARPGGSVRLHASVSSRARIPSLRELYSGSLGRFEPNPGLRPERLLGVEMGVTAAIGPVDVQGVAFRHHLSDAIVRTAVGGGRFRRENRDRMQSTGVELLATTRHRALSLSADLMLQRVHIHDPTAPQGQRRPENIPSARAGLDARLDLPWRLRARSRASYVGAQWCLHAEKERMVRLKDGTRLDGGVEREWGRVARIRLTLDVENATDAALYDQCGLPQPGRTLRLGVELG, from the coding sequence GTGCCTCACGCATTTGTCGCCCGGCGCCGGCTCGCCCAGCTCGCGGTACGCATCGCCGCGGTGCTCGCCGGGCTTCGCGCAGGCGCCGCGGCGGCCCAGGAGCGTCCCGACACCGTGGGCACGGTCGGGCTGAAGGCGGTGGTCGTTTCCGTGCCGGCGGCGGCCTCCGTGGTGGGCGGCGCCAGCGCGATCGTCGCGGACGCGGACTCGCTCGCGCTTCCGGCCGCACCCACGCTGGCACAGGCGCTGCGCCGGATTCCATTCGTCGGCGTGCGCGAGAACTCGCGCGGCGAGGTGGAGCTGTCGGTGCGCGGCTCCGAGTCGCGCCAGGTAGCCGTGGTGATGGACGGCGTCCCCATCTCGCTGACGTGGGACGGGCGAGCGGACCCCTCGCTGGTCCCCGCGGCAGGGCGGCTGGTACTGGTGCGGGGGCTGGCGTCGCTGCTGCACGGCCCCAACACCCTCGGCGGCGTGGTGCAGGTGCGCTCTCCCATCGGCGGCGCCCCGCCCACGCTGCGCATGGGCGCGGACCACGCGGGCGGGGTGTCGGCTTCCGGGCAGGCGGGCGTGTCGACGGCGGTGGGGGGCGGCAGGGTGTCGCTCTCGTCGTCCGCCGGCGTGCGGCGGCGGCCGGGGCAGCCGCTCCCCTCCCCCGTGAGCGACTCGGGCGCCGCGGGCGGGCTGCGCGCCAACAGCGACTTCGAGCAGGCGCAGGCGTACGTCGGCGCGCGGGCGGAGGGCGGCGCGGGCGCGTGGGCCGGCGCCTCGCTGAGCGTGCTGCGCGGGTCGCGCGGCGTGCCGCCGGAGCTGCACCTGCGCGAGCCGCGGCTGTGGCGCTACCCGGCCACCTCGCGCTCGCTGCTGGCGCTGTCCGCGGGCGGCCCGGCCACCTGGCCGGCGCGGGTGGAGGCGAGCGTGGGGGTGGATGCCGCCGCGACGGAGCTGGAGCAGTACGGCGACCTGTCGTACGACGCCGTCGAGGCGCGGGAGCGGTGGCGGGATGGCACGGTAACCCTGCGGACGACTGCGGAGCACGCCGCCGGGGCGCACGCCACCCTCCGGTACGCGTTCACCCATGCGGACATCCGGCACCGCGAGCGCGTGGACGACGATCCGTTCGCGCGGTATCGCCAGCGCCTGTGGAGCCTGGGCGCCGAGGGCGAGGTGGCGCTGGGGGCCGTTCAGCTGACCGGGGGCGCGGTGATGGACGCGGCCGACACCCCGGAATCGGGAGACAAGCCTGCCCTTCGCCCCCTGCGGGCGGTGGGAATGCGCGCCGGCGTGAGCGCGCGGCCGGGCGGCTCCGTGCGCCTTCACGCCTCCGTCAGCAGCCGCGCCCGCATCCCGTCGCTCCGCGAGCTCTACTCGGGATCGCTCGGGCGGTTCGAGCCCAACCCGGGGCTGCGCCCGGAACGGCTGCTGGGCGTGGAGATGGGCGTCACGGCCGCGATCGGGCCCGTGGACGTGCAGGGCGTCGCGTTCCGCCACCACCTGTCGGACGCCATCGTCCGTACGGCGGTGGGCGGCGGGCGGTTCCGGCGCGAGAACCGCGACCGGATGCAGAGCACGGGCGTGGAGCTGCTCGCCACCACCCGCCATCGCGCGCTCTCCCTTTCCGCCGACCTGATGCTGCAGCGGGTGCACATCCACGACCCCACCGCGCCCCAGGGGCAGCGGCGGCCGGAGAACATTCCCTCCGCACGGGCCGGGCTCGACGCGCGGCTGGACCTGCCGTGGCGCCTGCGCGCCCGGAGCCGCGCGTCGTACGTGGGCGCGCAGTGGTGCCTGCACGCCGAAAAGGAACGGATGGTCCGCCTGAAGGACGGGACGCGGCTGGACGGTGGGGTGGAGCGCGAGTGGGGGCGCGTGGCCAGGATCAGGCTGACGCTGGACGTGGAGAACGCCACGGACGCGGCCCTCTACGACCAGTGCGGCCTCCCCCAGCCGGGCCGCACGCTGCGGTTGGGGGTCGAGCTGGGCTGA
- a CDS encoding MG2 domain-containing protein, which yields MRRLSTLLVVLAGLTGVFVLRAESSWQTGPVLGVLRTAPDSAAQPGDVVTVTFDRPVAGGLEEMVSAESLFRIEPAVPGKAEWRDPVTLRFTPAAPLRPGTTYTVTIANDFAAMDGARLPRPHRFSFRVRGPTVLTGYPVGPHAAPQFLEREPRFFVLVSSAVEPGALAAASHVAMEKPCGGVSRVALRGVGARPIGEDDPEWLRYFGATGNDAADDLRRVVELAPAQPLPPGCSAALVLPAGTDEDAGDDLRWPFATYGPLRVVKGGCPASGGCHYGPAVIEFSTPVSGAEVLRHVHLDRDRPFTVRDTSVERAVWTLEGRLAPRRAYTITIDPELTDIFGQRLGAARRIAFTTPGVPPSVVHPHGKLVVEREGFRTLAVQHVNVDTLDVRIVPVPDTLEGRLLSNGWGGWNDVWTTLAPRAQRRRIPVRNERDRSSVTGVALATPDARRGASGTMMLVEVSGRGVDSLDGRHPVALVQVTDLAVHARVGVDQAVVWVTGVKGGEARGGVEVSLHDGSGAVRATGRTDERGIATLTGFRPLPPRRNETCAEGAECPSAPPVEGYVAARSGADRAVVGISEYDPDLSPYQFGQYGAWGEERAPAAGAVFTERGIYRPGEPVYAKAIIRHGPLGSLAPPAPGDSIRWRFTDRQGEPLRERTVPLSRFGTADHTFRLPADAALGDYGVQILLHRDREWRQVGFASYQVAEYRPPEFLVEVATTPEPRFAGQRLRATVGGRYLFGAPMGRAPVRWSARQVPASPWELEIPGTEGWYLGDTGEWWDEEWEDAVVLASGVDTLDARGYRELDVALPALPKGRPVRVSVVAEVADANRQVVAGVASVLVHPAEFYVGARPEGTGYFWSAGTPVRVGVTAIRPDGRTVAGVAVTGAVVRREWHRVRRNRGGMYDEVGEWVSDTVATCVVRTPGTCAFTPRAGGTYTVSLTATDAQGRQARTTFTRWAVGGDWVPWNDEGKFSMDVVPDKQRYSVGDTATVLIASPFTEAEAWVTVERERVLEQRRIRITSGTHTLKIPITEGFAPNAFVSVIVVRGRSAPPGTVDDPGRPTLRVGYAELRVTPEVKRLAVEVTPLQPEYRPGDSARIRVRVRDGAGRGQVSEVTLWAVDEGVLSLTGYKTPDPLELLYQPRGVGMRLGSNLVAVAPQVPEGQKGTRNPGGSGGQDLTGILRSRFRPTAFFVGSVVTDANGEAVVTGGLPDNITTFRVMAVAVTAGDRYGSGQSPLLATRPLIARPALPRFLREGDEFTAGVVVNHRFGRSVNARVTVQATGVTMSGVAQRDVTLVAGRGAEARFGFQAPVLGDSATFRFGVTGGGEADAVQVRIPIHPANRPVVQTSSGVLRDTATVEFILAPEADPARSRVELGFGTSPLSLVRAYGRRLDLYPYECTEQLSSGVLPLIGLYRARADLGEGAVPADAHQRIAAVVAILGRRQRADGGIGLWDARGWTSPWLTAYAGRVMLEARGAGVEVSDTVLARMGRYLEASLREPEVIRAVLDPTQQRLEAVLSERLAAADFLSRLGQPNVPAENQLLGQAARLSWEDRLSLAEMLMRRGATVPARQLVTAAWDGVQIRGTRAVLPASAFRRDFYFASRVRPAARLLTATLAVQPEHPGIGALVETLVQEGRADAREPWNTQDYGAAVLALLRFQETQRGATERSVRLRVGERTRVETRARHGERGDTVPDLAGLLTTLPDGRRALRLSLDAPSGGPPVYYHVSVREVVSRPTATPLDRGIAVERWYETLDTRRPITSVVEGQVVRVRLRLTVPDDRQMVILDDPLPAGLEAVDLSLRTVSPFAIDAFAEGGEGEDEGLVSAWSYGSWDAGLWSAFDHREIRDDRVLFFARRLWKGSYTATYLARATTAGRFTMAPAHAEEMYNPGVHGRSGGGAFIITPAVP from the coding sequence ATGCGCCGGCTCTCCACCCTTCTGGTCGTGCTCGCCGGGCTTACCGGCGTGTTCGTGCTCCGCGCCGAGTCTTCGTGGCAGACCGGCCCGGTGCTGGGCGTGCTGCGGACGGCGCCGGACTCCGCCGCCCAGCCCGGCGACGTGGTCACCGTCACCTTCGACCGGCCCGTGGCGGGTGGCCTGGAGGAGATGGTCAGCGCCGAATCGCTCTTCCGCATCGAGCCGGCCGTTCCAGGAAAGGCCGAGTGGCGCGACCCCGTGACGCTGCGCTTCACTCCGGCCGCGCCGCTTCGCCCCGGCACCACGTACACCGTCACCATCGCGAACGACTTCGCGGCGATGGACGGCGCGCGCCTGCCGCGCCCCCACCGCTTCTCCTTTCGCGTGCGTGGACCGACGGTCCTCACCGGCTACCCCGTGGGCCCGCACGCCGCGCCGCAGTTCCTGGAGCGGGAGCCGCGCTTCTTCGTGCTGGTGAGCAGCGCCGTGGAGCCCGGCGCGCTGGCCGCCGCCAGCCACGTGGCGATGGAAAAGCCCTGCGGCGGCGTGTCGCGCGTGGCCCTGCGCGGCGTGGGCGCGCGGCCCATCGGCGAAGACGACCCGGAGTGGCTGCGGTACTTCGGCGCCACGGGGAACGACGCGGCCGACGACCTGCGGCGCGTGGTGGAGTTGGCCCCCGCGCAGCCGCTCCCGCCCGGGTGCTCGGCCGCGCTGGTGCTTCCCGCGGGGACGGACGAGGACGCGGGCGACGACCTGCGCTGGCCCTTCGCCACGTACGGCCCCCTGCGCGTGGTGAAGGGCGGCTGCCCCGCCAGCGGCGGATGCCACTACGGCCCGGCGGTCATCGAGTTCTCCACCCCTGTAAGCGGCGCCGAGGTGCTGCGCCACGTGCACTTGGACCGCGACCGGCCGTTCACCGTCCGCGACACCAGCGTCGAGCGGGCGGTCTGGACGCTGGAAGGGCGGCTGGCGCCCCGCCGCGCCTACACCATCACGATAGATCCCGAGCTGACCGACATCTTCGGCCAGCGGCTGGGCGCCGCGCGCCGGATCGCGTTCACCACCCCCGGCGTTCCGCCCTCCGTCGTGCATCCCCACGGCAAGCTGGTCGTGGAGCGCGAGGGCTTCCGCACGCTGGCGGTGCAGCACGTGAACGTCGATACGCTGGACGTGCGCATCGTCCCCGTTCCCGACACGCTGGAGGGACGGCTGCTGAGCAACGGGTGGGGCGGATGGAACGACGTGTGGACGACGCTGGCCCCGCGCGCGCAGCGGCGCCGCATTCCCGTGCGCAACGAGCGCGACCGCAGTTCCGTCACCGGCGTGGCCCTGGCCACGCCCGATGCGCGGCGGGGCGCCAGCGGCACCATGATGCTGGTGGAGGTGAGCGGCAGGGGCGTCGACAGCCTGGACGGCCGCCATCCCGTGGCGCTGGTGCAGGTGACGGACCTGGCGGTGCACGCCCGCGTGGGGGTGGACCAGGCCGTCGTCTGGGTGACGGGGGTGAAGGGCGGCGAGGCGCGGGGCGGGGTGGAGGTTTCGCTTCACGACGGGTCCGGCGCAGTACGCGCCACCGGCCGCACGGACGAGCGGGGGATCGCCACGCTCACCGGCTTCCGCCCCCTGCCGCCGCGGCGAAACGAGACCTGCGCGGAGGGCGCGGAGTGTCCGTCTGCGCCGCCGGTGGAGGGGTACGTGGCCGCGCGCAGCGGGGCGGACCGCGCGGTGGTGGGCATCAGCGAGTACGATCCGGACCTGTCACCCTATCAGTTCGGCCAGTACGGCGCCTGGGGCGAGGAGCGCGCGCCTGCCGCCGGCGCCGTCTTCACCGAGCGCGGCATCTACCGCCCTGGCGAACCCGTCTACGCAAAGGCCATCATCCGCCACGGTCCGCTGGGCTCGCTGGCGCCGCCCGCCCCCGGCGACTCGATTCGCTGGCGCTTTACGGACCGCCAAGGCGAGCCCCTGCGCGAACGGACCGTCCCCCTCAGCCGCTTCGGCACGGCGGACCACACCTTCCGCCTCCCCGCCGACGCGGCCCTGGGCGACTACGGCGTGCAGATCCTGCTGCACCGAGATCGCGAGTGGCGGCAGGTGGGCTTCGCCAGCTACCAGGTGGCCGAGTACCGCCCGCCGGAGTTCCTGGTGGAAGTCGCCACGACCCCCGAGCCGCGCTTCGCCGGGCAGCGCCTGCGGGCCACCGTGGGCGGACGCTACCTGTTCGGCGCGCCGATGGGGCGGGCGCCGGTGCGCTGGTCGGCCCGGCAGGTGCCCGCGTCGCCGTGGGAGCTGGAGATTCCCGGCACCGAGGGGTGGTACCTGGGCGACACGGGCGAGTGGTGGGACGAGGAGTGGGAAGACGCCGTGGTGCTGGCCAGCGGCGTCGATACGCTGGATGCGCGGGGATACCGCGAGCTGGACGTGGCGCTCCCGGCCCTGCCGAAGGGCCGCCCCGTGCGCGTGAGCGTCGTCGCCGAGGTGGCGGACGCCAACCGGCAGGTTGTCGCGGGCGTCGCCTCCGTCCTCGTCCATCCCGCGGAGTTCTACGTGGGCGCCCGGCCCGAGGGCACCGGCTACTTCTGGTCCGCCGGCACCCCCGTGCGCGTGGGCGTCACGGCCATCCGTCCGGACGGGCGCACCGTCGCCGGTGTGGCGGTCACAGGCGCGGTGGTGCGCCGCGAGTGGCACCGCGTGCGCCGCAACCGGGGCGGGATGTACGACGAGGTGGGCGAGTGGGTGTCGGACACGGTGGCCACGTGCGTCGTGAGGACCCCCGGTACCTGCGCCTTCACCCCCCGCGCGGGCGGCACCTACACCGTCTCGCTGACCGCGACGGACGCGCAGGGGCGGCAGGCGCGGACCACCTTCACCCGCTGGGCCGTGGGCGGCGACTGGGTGCCGTGGAACGACGAGGGCAAGTTCTCGATGGACGTGGTCCCCGACAAGCAGCGCTACTCGGTGGGCGACACGGCCACGGTGCTCATCGCCTCGCCCTTCACCGAGGCGGAGGCGTGGGTGACTGTGGAGCGCGAGCGGGTGCTGGAGCAGCGTCGCATCCGCATCACCTCCGGCACGCACACACTCAAGATTCCCATCACCGAGGGGTTCGCGCCCAACGCCTTCGTCTCGGTGATCGTGGTGCGCGGGCGCAGCGCGCCGCCGGGCACCGTGGACGATCCCGGCCGGCCGACGCTGCGCGTGGGCTACGCCGAGCTGCGGGTGACGCCCGAGGTCAAGCGGCTGGCGGTGGAGGTGACGCCGCTGCAGCCCGAGTACCGCCCCGGCGACAGCGCCCGCATCCGCGTTCGCGTGCGCGATGGCGCCGGGCGCGGACAGGTGAGCGAGGTGACGCTGTGGGCGGTGGACGAGGGCGTGCTTTCGCTTACCGGCTACAAGACGCCGGACCCGCTGGAGCTGCTCTACCAGCCGCGCGGCGTGGGAATGCGGCTGGGGAGCAACCTGGTGGCCGTAGCGCCGCAGGTGCCCGAGGGGCAGAAGGGCACGCGGAATCCCGGCGGCTCCGGCGGGCAGGACCTTACGGGCATCCTCCGCTCGCGCTTCCGTCCTACCGCGTTCTTCGTGGGATCGGTGGTGACGGACGCCAATGGCGAGGCCGTGGTCACGGGCGGGCTGCCGGACAACATCACCACCTTCCGGGTGATGGCCGTCGCGGTGACCGCGGGCGACCGCTACGGCTCCGGGCAGTCGCCGCTGCTGGCGACGCGCCCGCTGATCGCCCGGCCCGCGCTCCCGCGCTTCCTGCGCGAGGGCGACGAGTTCACGGCGGGCGTGGTGGTCAACCATCGCTTCGGCCGGTCCGTGAACGCGCGGGTGACCGTGCAAGCAACCGGCGTGACGATGTCCGGCGTGGCCCAGCGCGACGTGACGCTGGTGGCCGGGCGCGGCGCGGAGGCGCGCTTCGGGTTCCAGGCGCCCGTGCTGGGGGACAGCGCCACCTTCCGCTTCGGGGTGACCGGGGGCGGCGAGGCCGATGCGGTGCAGGTGCGCATTCCCATCCACCCCGCCAACCGCCCCGTCGTGCAGACGTCGTCCGGGGTGCTGCGTGACACGGCGACCGTGGAGTTCATCCTGGCCCCCGAGGCCGATCCCGCCCGCTCGCGGGTGGAGCTGGGCTTCGGCACGTCGCCGCTGTCGCTGGTGCGGGCGTACGGGCGGCGGCTGGATTTGTATCCGTACGAATGCACCGAGCAGCTTTCCAGCGGCGTGCTTCCGCTGATCGGCCTCTACCGCGCCCGCGCCGACCTGGGCGAGGGCGCCGTGCCGGCGGACGCGCACCAGCGGATCGCCGCGGTCGTGGCGATTCTCGGGCGCAGGCAGCGGGCGGACGGCGGCATCGGATTGTGGGATGCGCGCGGATGGACGTCGCCCTGGCTGACGGCGTACGCGGGGCGGGTGATGCTGGAGGCGCGCGGGGCGGGCGTGGAGGTGAGCGACACCGTGCTCGCGCGGATGGGCCGCTACCTGGAGGCCAGCCTTCGCGAGCCGGAGGTGATTCGCGCCGTGCTGGACCCCACGCAGCAGCGGCTCGAGGCGGTCCTTAGCGAGCGGCTGGCCGCGGCGGACTTCCTCAGCCGCCTGGGCCAGCCCAACGTTCCGGCGGAGAACCAGCTGCTGGGCCAGGCCGCGCGCCTGTCGTGGGAAGACCGCCTGTCGCTGGCGGAGATGCTGATGCGGCGCGGCGCCACGGTGCCCGCGCGGCAGCTGGTGACGGCGGCATGGGACGGCGTGCAGATCCGGGGCACGCGCGCCGTGCTGCCGGCCAGCGCCTTCCGCCGCGACTTCTACTTCGCGAGCCGCGTGCGCCCCGCCGCGCGGCTGCTGACGGCCACGCTGGCCGTGCAGCCGGAGCACCCGGGCATTGGCGCGCTGGTGGAGACGCTGGTGCAGGAGGGACGCGCCGACGCGCGCGAGCCCTGGAACACGCAGGACTACGGCGCCGCGGTCCTGGCGCTGCTCCGCTTCCAGGAAACGCAGCGCGGCGCGACGGAGCGCAGCGTCCGCCTGCGCGTGGGCGAGCGGACGCGCGTCGAAACGCGCGCGCGCCACGGCGAGCGCGGCGACACCGTGCCCGATCTCGCCGGGCTGCTGACGACCCTGCCGGACGGGCGTCGGGCGCTGCGCCTGTCGCTGGACGCGCCCAGCGGCGGCCCGCCCGTCTATTACCACGTCTCCGTGCGCGAGGTGGTGTCGCGGCCCACGGCGACGCCGCTGGACCGGGGGATCGCCGTGGAGCGCTGGTACGAGACGCTCGACACCCGCCGCCCCATCACCAGCGTGGTGGAGGGCCAGGTGGTGCGCGTGCGGCTGCGGCTGACCGTTCCCGACGACCGGCAGATGGTGATCCTGGACGATCCGCTCCCCGCGGGACTGGAGGCGGTGGACCTTAGCCTGCGCACCGTCAGCCCGTTCGCGATCGACGCCTTCGCCGAGGGCGGCGAGGGGGAGGACGAGGGCCTCGTCTCGGCGTGGTCTTACGGCAGCTGGGATGCGGGGCTGTGGTCGGCGTTCGACCACCGGGAGATCCGCGACGACCGCGTGCTCTTCTTTGCCCGCCGGCTGTGGAAGGGGTCGTACACGGCGACGTACCTGGCGCGCGCCACCACGGCCGGACGCTTCACCATGGCCCCGGCGCACGCGGAAGAGATGTACAACCCCGGCGTGCACGGCCGCAGCGGCGGCGGCGCCTTCATCATCACCCCCGCCGTGCCGTGA